CTGGACCGCAGACCTGATCGATTTTATAGCGAGCTCCTTCGCTTCTTCCTTCTTCATACCCTTTCTATATTCAGATTCGAGCACACCTATAGCTATCTCTGCACCAGAGCCTACCGCTGCGTAAATATCCTCTATAACCGATCCTAGGGGATCTAATACGTAGATACTCGGTTTCGTATCGACCCCACCGATCACCACTTGAGTCAAGAGGGGTGTGTAACGCCTTTCGAACATCAACACGGACATCAACTTCGCGACCGAGTTGGAAGGGACCGGTCTGCCCAACTGTAACTCTCTAATCTTAATATGGGCTTCGATCTCTCTTACAAGGATCTGCATATCAGCTACCATACCAGCACACGCAGCACCGACCCTATCGGTGATTCGAAAGACCTTCTTTCCAGCCCTACTTATGACGAATGTACCGTACGCAAACCTCTTCTCCGCACCCAAGACGACCCCTTCATCGAATGTCAATCCCACAGCTGTAGCGCCGGGGATAAAGTACTCTCTAAACAATCTTCCACCACACTTTCCAAATAAATCTGATATACCGAATTCTTAAATATTTTCTGTTCACGGCCACATTATCATATACGATTTAAATATCATACAATATCCTTCTTCGACAACTCTTTAATCCTCTCCACCCCTCCTATTTCATTAATTATAGCAGCGACTCGCTGAGGGACGAGCTCTTCCCAATTCTCTCCACTTAACATCCTTCTTCGAATCTCTGTAGCAGAGAAGATATTTCTCTTAATGAATGTAATCGATTCTACTCGAAGGCCAGCTTCCTTAAATAGCCTCCTCGTTAAAGGTTCATTAGAATATACAACTTCGAATTTAGGAGTATAGGATAGTACTTGAGCCACCCAAAGTGTGTGCATATCTACATCTGGGACCGGGATGAGCCAGTACCTTGAATCATCGACCCCAGCATCTCTCAAAGATTCTCGAATCATCGTAAGCCTCTCACCCGTTGTAAAAGGATTATCCAATTCATGGCTCTTCTGTGAACTACCTATGATGATTATCAACTCATCTACATTCTTCAAAAGTTCGAGTATCACTTGTAAATGCCCTTTATGGAAGGGTTGGAATCGCCCTACGAAGACCCCTCTACGGACCATTCAAACCACATCTTTGCAAGATATTTGGTCAATATAACAAAAATTTAAGCATTCCCGCGAAAACTTTCTCAAAAGCACATCGGTATTAAGGTATCGAATATTAAAATTTTAATATAGCGATTTAAGTTCGCGTATGCCAAGCCGAGCATGTCTAGAACAGTCTATCGGATGGAAAGTTAAATAGATAGGCCCGATGAGTAGCAAATTTATGAAAGAATGTGAGCTAAGGTTATGACAACCTTCCTATGAGCTCAGGGGATTAACTGAATAACTAAATAACTGTAAAGTCTTATCGAGGATATGCATGGTTTAGGTGAAAGGTAGCTTTAAAGTGGACTTCTGAAAAAGTTACAACCTTGGACAGAAAAGTATTTACTTACGTCATCTGTCGCTTAATTGTGTCGAGCATATGCCCTTAGAGAAAGGCACATTAATATTGGCCCACTATACCGCAAAGATTAAGGATACAGGCGAGATCATCGAGACGACTAGGGATGAGGATGCGAAGAAGTTCGGTATCTATGACCCAACGAAGAAGTACGAGCCTAGACTCATTTCGGTAGGTGAAGGATGGGTCTTAAAAGGTGTGGATGAAGCTTTACTATCAGCCAATGTAGGGGATAAGTTAACGATAGAAATCCCACCCGAAAAGGGTTTTGGGTTGAGAGATCCGAATAAGGTGAAGATGATCCCCATTCGTAAATTTGGGGAGAAGGCTGGTGAATTAAGGGTGAATGAAGAGATCGAAGTAGATAATAAGATCGGTATAGTTCGTTTTATAGGCTCGGGAAGGGTTCAAGTAGACTTCAATCATAAGTACGCTGGTAAGGTCCTCGTTTATGAATTAGAGGTGGTAAAGAAGCTCGATAGCGATAAAGAGAAGGTAGTAGCTTTGATCAGGCGTAGATTGCCTATAGAAGAAGATAAGGTCAACTTCACGATAGATGGTTCTACCTTGAAGATAAACCTATCGAGCGATTATTACCTT
The Nitrososphaerales archaeon DNA segment above includes these coding regions:
- the psmB gene encoding archaeal proteasome endopeptidase complex subunit beta; its protein translation is MFREYFIPGATAVGLTFDEGVVLGAEKRFAYGTFVISRAGKKVFRITDRVGAACAGMVADMQILVREIEAHIKIRELQLGRPVPSNSVAKLMSVLMFERRYTPLLTQVVIGGVDTKPSIYVLDPLGSVIEDIYAAVGSGAEIAIGVLESEYRKGMKKEEAKELAIKSIRSAVQRDAASGDGVDIMIITKSGIEEESKLF
- a CDS encoding nicotinamide-nucleotide adenylyltransferase, with the protein product MVRRGVFVGRFQPFHKGHLQVILELLKNVDELIIIIGSSQKSHELDNPFTTGERLTMIRESLRDAGVDDSRYWLIPVPDVDMHTLWVAQVLSYTPKFEVVYSNEPLTRRLFKEAGLRVESITFIKRNIFSATEIRRRMLSGENWEELVPQRVAAIINEIGGVERIKELSKKDIV
- a CDS encoding peptidylprolyl isomerase; protein product: MPLEKGTLILAHYTAKIKDTGEIIETTRDEDAKKFGIYDPTKKYEPRLISVGEGWVLKGVDEALLSANVGDKLTIEIPPEKGFGLRDPNKVKMIPIRKFGEKAGELRVNEEIEVDNKIGIVRFIGSGRVQVDFNHKYAGKVLVYELEVVKKLDSDKEKVVALIRRRLPIEEDKVNFTIDGSTLKINLSSDYYL